The following coding sequences are from one Halobacteriovorax sp. JY17 window:
- a CDS encoding chemotaxis protein CheA encodes MDDFEKELKEDFLDESLQLLEDTEQSFLALENDKESTEILDQIFRLAHNLKGTSRAVGFGNVAEFTHEMENLILKLKTGDLAVTDSMVSLLLECNDHITNMIHGLKDDMDAEFDSTEIVANILNALGGNAVAASVEAVEDPVIEEVEVPSEELVANADNWESDDTEDLDGILDEAISEKAEDESSSEPEISAAALEALRELGNCDESVMAELEGGISFSEPMEAFKAEEVEQEEPEISAAALEALRELGNCDETVMAELEKNSSEKNGLKFNNAIDDTPSITPIEKTTTTPETITPLAAKKSAPVKKVTEDESIRVSLSRVEKLNNVVGELVILQTVLDQGRFAASQDQLMNKSISQLGKLSKEIQEISMSLRMVPVKSTLQKMNRIVRDTSKTLNKKVNLKLNGEETEIDKTVLEHLADPLVHIVRNAVDHGLESTEERIAAGKSEAGNVGISAYHEGNNLVIEITDDGKGIPANVIRNKAIEKGLIRENQQISDEDIIQYIFHPGFSTKEQVTEVSGRGVGMDVVKTNIEKLSGEVKVKTELGKGSVFKVVLPLTMAIIDGMVIRVGDNKFIIPLSQVHESLKPTKEMVSKVTGWGECLNLRGQILPLFSVGGTLSVAMDEGNSLDKIAIIIQAAEHPFAVLVDDILHQQQVVIKNLGNEIKSSKGFMGSSILGDGKPSFILDLNELYSGKMKKSSSIKEDLIGKVA; translated from the coding sequence ATGGATGATTTTGAAAAAGAACTAAAAGAAGATTTCCTAGACGAGTCTCTTCAATTACTTGAAGACACGGAACAGTCTTTCCTAGCATTAGAAAATGATAAAGAGAGTACTGAAATTCTAGATCAAATTTTCAGACTTGCTCATAACTTAAAAGGAACCTCTAGAGCTGTTGGTTTTGGAAACGTTGCTGAGTTTACTCACGAAATGGAAAACTTGATTTTAAAGTTAAAAACAGGTGATCTTGCAGTTACAGATAGTATGGTTTCACTTCTTCTAGAGTGTAATGACCATATAACAAATATGATCCATGGATTAAAAGATGATATGGATGCCGAGTTTGATAGCACTGAAATTGTAGCTAATATTTTAAATGCACTCGGTGGAAATGCAGTTGCAGCTTCTGTTGAGGCTGTAGAAGACCCAGTGATTGAAGAAGTTGAAGTGCCAAGTGAAGAGCTTGTGGCTAACGCAGATAACTGGGAGTCAGATGATACTGAAGACCTAGATGGTATTCTTGATGAAGCTATTTCTGAAAAAGCAGAAGATGAAAGTTCTTCTGAGCCTGAGATTTCAGCAGCGGCACTAGAAGCCCTTAGAGAGCTTGGAAACTGTGATGAATCGGTTATGGCCGAACTTGAAGGTGGAATAAGTTTTAGTGAACCTATGGAAGCTTTTAAAGCTGAAGAAGTTGAGCAAGAAGAACCAGAGATCTCAGCAGCGGCACTTGAGGCCTTAAGAGAGCTTGGAAACTGTGATGAAACAGTAATGGCCGAGCTTGAGAAGAATTCATCTGAAAAAAATGGATTAAAATTTAATAATGCAATTGATGATACACCGTCAATTACTCCAATTGAAAAGACTACAACGACACCTGAAACTATTACTCCGTTGGCAGCTAAGAAATCAGCGCCCGTAAAGAAAGTGACAGAAGATGAAAGTATAAGAGTCTCTCTTTCAAGAGTTGAAAAATTAAATAACGTTGTTGGGGAATTAGTTATTCTCCAAACAGTTCTTGATCAAGGAAGATTTGCCGCTTCCCAAGATCAGTTAATGAATAAGTCAATTTCACAACTTGGTAAGCTCTCTAAAGAAATTCAAGAAATATCTATGTCTCTACGAATGGTTCCAGTTAAGTCAACACTTCAAAAAATGAATAGGATTGTTAGGGATACTTCGAAAACTCTAAATAAGAAAGTTAATTTGAAATTAAATGGAGAAGAGACTGAGATTGATAAGACAGTTTTAGAGCACCTCGCTGATCCTCTTGTACACATTGTAAGAAATGCAGTGGATCATGGTCTTGAAAGCACGGAAGAGCGTATCGCGGCAGGCAAGAGTGAAGCTGGAAATGTTGGAATAAGTGCTTACCATGAAGGAAATAATCTTGTTATTGAAATTACTGACGATGGTAAAGGAATTCCTGCAAACGTTATTAGAAATAAGGCCATTGAAAAAGGTCTTATAAGAGAGAATCAGCAAATTTCTGATGAAGATATAATTCAGTACATTTTTCATCCAGGTTTTTCTACAAAAGAACAAGTCACAGAAGTTTCTGGACGTGGTGTAGGAATGGATGTTGTTAAAACAAATATTGAAAAACTTTCTGGTGAAGTTAAAGTGAAAACAGAACTAGGTAAGGGAAGCGTTTTTAAAGTTGTTCTACCATTAACGATGGCAATCATCGATGGAATGGTTATTAGAGTTGGTGATAATAAATTTATCATACCACTTTCACAGGTTCATGAGTCTTTAAAGCCAACAAAAGAAATGGTGAGTAAAGTAACAGGCTGGGGTGAGTGTTTAAATCTAAGAGGACAGATACTTCCGCTATTTAGTGTTGGCGGTACTTTGTCTGTAGCAATGGATGAGGGAAACTCTTTAGATAAGATTGCAATTATTATACAAGCGGCAGAACATCCATTTGCTGTTCTTGTTGACGATATTTTACATCAGCAACAAGTTGTTATTAAAAACCTTGGAAATGAAATTAAAAGTAGTAAAGGATTTATGGGAAGTTCAATTCTAGGTGATGGGAAGCCATCTTTTATTCTAGATCTGAATGAATTATATAGTGGGAAAATGAAGAAAAGTTCAAGTATTAAAGAAGATTTAATAGGAAAGGTGGCGTAA
- a CDS encoding chemotaxis protein CheW yields MNEEKLNQSLSIVGEENSELQRFLEFSLGEEEYAIPLLSVREVISVPETTPIPKAPSHFLGIMNLRGQVISVVDMRTKLKIKAKENNSEESVIIVDLDGMNLGIVVDSINKVLAFTLKDINEVPEIETQVNAEYIYGVYRKEDSLTVLLNVAKVLDIKDVSALAKKAA; encoded by the coding sequence ATGAACGAAGAAAAACTAAATCAAAGCTTATCAATTGTAGGTGAAGAAAACTCAGAGCTACAGCGCTTCTTAGAATTCAGTTTAGGAGAAGAGGAGTATGCAATTCCACTTCTATCTGTAAGAGAAGTTATATCTGTTCCTGAGACAACACCAATTCCAAAGGCTCCAAGCCACTTCTTAGGAATTATGAATCTAAGAGGACAAGTTATCTCAGTTGTTGATATGAGAACAAAATTAAAAATTAAGGCAAAAGAAAATAACTCTGAAGAGAGCGTTATTATTGTGGACCTTGATGGCATGAACTTAGGAATTGTTGTTGACTCTATTAATAAAGTTCTAGCTTTTACGTTAAAAGATATTAATGAGGTTCCAGAAATTGAAACTCAAGTAAACGCTGAATATATTTATGGGGTTTACAGAAAAGAAGACTCTCTAACTGTTTTATTAAATGTCGCTAAAGTTCTAGATATAAAAGACGTAAGCGCTCTTGCTAAGAAAGCTGCTTAA
- a CDS encoding cache domain-containing protein yields MSFLSVNAADCTKEQAKESVEKMCGLISSKGKGALGEIGKFRFCGSNYVWIQDKDVNMVLHPIKRRLNGKSLKASKDENGKALFVEFDKMAKANAAGGWVDYVWAKPGAEKATPKVSYVKVCGGDLGWIAGAGVWK; encoded by the coding sequence ATGTCGTTTTTAAGTGTGAATGCAGCAGACTGCACAAAAGAACAAGCAAAAGAGTCGGTTGAAAAAATGTGTGGGCTTATCTCTTCAAAAGGGAAGGGAGCTCTAGGAGAAATTGGTAAATTTCGTTTCTGTGGATCAAACTACGTTTGGATTCAAGATAAAGATGTGAATATGGTTCTTCATCCAATTAAGAGAAGACTTAATGGAAAATCTTTAAAAGCTAGTAAAGATGAAAACGGAAAAGCTCTATTTGTTGAGTTCGACAAAATGGCTAAGGCAAATGCTGCTGGTGGCTGGGTTGATTATGTATGGGCAAAACCAGGTGCTGAAAAAGCAACACCAAAAGTTTCGTATGTAAAAGTTTGTGGTGGTGATCTGGGATGGATTGCTGGTGCAGGTGTTTGGAAATAA